A single Halarcobacter anaerophilus DNA region contains:
- a CDS encoding NAD(+) synthase, whose protein sequence is MYGFYRIATSVPKVQIANPSKNVENIIEILEEENKNESSIVLFPELCITGYTAGDLFLNQNLLDSQNKALKKLLQKSEKYSLIAIVGIVVSFEHRLFNCAAVIQRGKILGIVPKSYLPNKNEFYEKRYFQSGIRIKSKTLKLLNQEIPFGVDLLFSDENDITFGIEICEDLWSILPPSNQMAINGANMIFNLSASNELVGKSSYRQELVKTQSARLVCAYIYSSCGVGESSSDTIFGGDALICEYGSILAKTERFSLDNQTIRADIDLEKVIWLRNHESYFGDSIPTEVRVIKIASAIKISKLNRYINKHPFVPYDEKVKKEVCEEITNIQAHGLIKRLTHINSKKVVIGISGGLDSTLALLATYKAYEILNYDFKGIIAITMPGFGTTSRTKSNAIKLCETLGVTIKEIPISDISLKEFEALGHDKNIHDVTYENVQARARTSILMNLANKEGAIVIGTGDLSEIALGWCTYNGDHMSMYSLNSGIPKTLISYLVEYFTYKNEIKEILIDILNTPISPELLPHDSDKISQETESIIGPYELHDFFLYHFLRYGAKPSKILFLADEAFKEYSKNEIKKWLDIFIKRFFTQQFKRNAMPDGVKVGTISLSPRADWRMPSDASFEEWLELP, encoded by the coding sequence ATGTATGGTTTTTATAGAATTGCTACAAGTGTTCCTAAAGTACAGATTGCTAATCCAAGTAAAAACGTTGAAAATATAATTGAAATTTTGGAAGAAGAGAACAAAAATGAAAGTTCAATTGTTCTTTTTCCCGAACTTTGTATTACAGGATACACAGCAGGCGATCTTTTTTTAAATCAAAATTTATTAGATTCTCAAAATAAAGCATTAAAAAAGCTGTTGCAAAAAAGTGAGAAATACTCTTTGATAGCTATTGTCGGGATTGTAGTCTCTTTCGAGCATAGACTTTTTAACTGTGCGGCTGTTATACAAAGGGGTAAAATATTAGGAATAGTTCCAAAAAGTTATCTTCCAAATAAAAATGAATTTTATGAAAAAAGATATTTCCAATCAGGAATTAGAATAAAATCAAAAACCTTAAAACTGTTAAATCAAGAGATACCTTTCGGGGTTGATCTTCTATTTAGTGATGAAAACGATATAACTTTTGGTATAGAAATTTGTGAAGATTTATGGTCAATTCTGCCTCCAAGTAATCAAATGGCAATAAACGGTGCAAATATGATTTTTAATCTTTCCGCTAGCAATGAATTAGTCGGAAAATCATCATATAGACAAGAACTTGTGAAAACTCAAAGTGCAAGATTGGTTTGTGCATATATTTACAGTTCATGCGGTGTGGGTGAATCAAGTTCCGATACCATCTTTGGTGGAGATGCTTTAATATGCGAATATGGTTCTATTTTGGCAAAAACAGAAAGGTTTTCTTTAGACAATCAGACAATCAGAGCAGATATTGACCTTGAAAAAGTGATTTGGCTTAGAAATCATGAATCATATTTTGGAGATAGTATTCCAACTGAAGTAAGAGTTATAAAAATAGCTTCTGCAATAAAAATATCAAAGTTAAATCGATATATAAATAAACACCCTTTTGTTCCATATGATGAAAAAGTTAAAAAAGAAGTATGTGAAGAGATTACGAATATTCAGGCTCATGGATTAATCAAAAGATTAACGCATATTAACTCAAAAAAAGTAGTTATAGGAATATCTGGAGGTTTAGATTCAACTTTAGCATTACTTGCAACTTATAAAGCTTATGAGATTTTAAATTACGATTTTAAAGGTATTATAGCCATAACTATGCCAGGCTTCGGTACTACAAGCAGAACAAAATCAAATGCAATAAAACTGTGCGAGACTTTGGGCGTTACAATAAAAGAGATACCAATCAGTGATATCTCATTAAAAGAGTTTGAAGCACTAGGACATGATAAAAATATTCACGATGTAACTTATGAAAATGTTCAAGCAAGAGCAAGAACGTCAATTCTTATGAACCTGGCTAATAAAGAGGGTGCTATAGTTATAGGAACAGGAGATTTAAGTGAGATTGCACTTGGCTGGTGTACATATAACGGAGATCATATGAGTATGTACTCTTTAAATAGTGGAATTCCTAAAACTCTGATCTCATATCTTGTAGAGTATTTTACATATAAAAATGAGATTAAAGAGATCTTAATAGATATTTTAAATACTCCAATTTCACCGGAACTTCTTCCTCATGATAGCGATAAAATCTCACAAGAAACAGAGAGTATAATAGGTCCCTATGAGCTTCATGACTTCTTCTTATACCACTTTTTAAGATATGGAGCCAAACCTTCAAAAATCTTATTCTTAGCAGATGAAGCTTTTAAAGAGTATTCAAAAAATGAGATTAAAAAATGGCTTGATATTTTTATCAAAAGATTTTTTACCCAACAATTTAAAAGAAATGCAATGCCCGACGGAGTAAAAGTAGGGACGATTAGCCTAAGCCCTAGAGCTGATTGGAGAATGCCTAGTGATGCAAGTTTTGAAGAGTGGTTGGAATTACCTTGA
- a CDS encoding radical SAM protein, translating into MSYSNSIIFGPVPSRRFGISLGVDLSPSSKQCNFDCLYCELEKAKTVDTMTTYPSVLEVVTAIKEALKKHPKIDVITITANGEPTLYPKLPELIDEINKIKGKTKTMILSNGSTIYDKKIFDALLKLDIVKLSLDCVSQKCFKKLDRIHENIDIDKMIKSMIEFRKQTKNRFVLEILFVKTLNDKDEEIELLYKTVKKINPHRVDIGTIDRPPAYDVKPVSFEFLEKVANTFEGINVNIAYKNRPKQTESFNKEEIKSLLKRRPLTKEDIENMFDESSKNILENLLKKGEISLVDSGGLNFYKIL; encoded by the coding sequence ATGTCATATTCAAACTCAATTATTTTTGGTCCCGTTCCTTCAAGACGATTTGGTATCTCTTTAGGCGTAGATCTCTCTCCTAGCAGTAAGCAGTGCAATTTTGATTGTCTTTATTGCGAATTAGAAAAAGCTAAAACTGTAGATACAATGACAACTTATCCAAGCGTATTAGAAGTAGTTACGGCTATAAAAGAGGCTTTAAAAAAACATCCTAAAATAGATGTAATAACAATAACGGCAAACGGGGAACCTACTTTATATCCCAAACTGCCTGAACTAATAGATGAGATAAACAAGATAAAAGGCAAAACAAAAACAATGATACTTTCAAACGGAAGTACAATTTACGATAAAAAAATATTTGATGCCTTACTTAAACTTGATATTGTGAAACTCTCTTTGGACTGTGTAAGTCAGAAGTGTTTTAAAAAGCTTGATAGAATTCATGAAAATATTGATATTGATAAAATGATTAAAAGTATGATTGAGTTTAGAAAGCAGACAAAAAACAGATTTGTTTTGGAAATACTGTTTGTAAAAACGCTAAATGACAAAGACGAAGAAATAGAGTTACTTTATAAAACAGTAAAAAAAATAAATCCACATAGAGTTGATATCGGAACGATCGACAGACCTCCTGCATATGATGTAAAACCCGTAAGTTTTGAATTCCTTGAAAAAGTAGCAAATACTTTTGAAGGAATAAACGTAAATATAGCATATAAAAACAGACCCAAACAGACAGAAAGTTTCAATAAAGAAGAGATTAAATCTTTGTTAAAAAGAAGACCTCTGACTAAAGAAGATATTGAAAATATGTTTGATGAAAGTTCAAAAAATATATTGGAAAACTTGCTTAAAAAAGGTGAAATTTCTCTTGTTGACAGCGGGGGATTGAATTTTTATAAAATTTTATAA
- the hemE gene encoding uroporphyrinogen decarboxylase produces the protein MSKIFVDACLRKPTPYTPVWMMRQAGRYLPEYMEVRKKAGDFLSLCHNPELACEVTIQPLDIVGVDAAILFSDILVIPNEMGMKLEFVKGEGPVFEKPVKTEADVDALLGGEEAADRLTYVYETIKLLKQKLPEDRALIGFTGAPWTLATYMIEGQGTKTYNVCKKMMYSNPELLHKILRKVTDVVKFYMVKQIEAGADVVQIFDSWASAIEPSKYDEFSWKYMVEIAEYIKEKYPETPIIMFPKGVASFIERGLVYGNFDVFGVDWGTPMALAKEKLGDKYVLQGNMEPCRLYSKEKTTQCVEALQNIMQGEGHIFNLGHGILPDVPVENAIHFVKECHRVSAK, from the coding sequence ATGTCAAAAATCTTTGTAGACGCATGTTTAAGAAAACCTACGCCTTACACTCCTGTGTGGATGATGAGACAAGCAGGAAGATACCTTCCTGAATATATGGAAGTAAGAAAAAAAGCAGGGGATTTTTTATCTTTATGCCATAATCCCGAACTTGCTTGTGAAGTAACGATTCAACCGCTTGATATAGTAGGTGTAGATGCGGCAATTCTTTTTTCTGATATTCTAGTAATACCAAACGAAATGGGAATGAAACTAGAGTTTGTAAAAGGAGAAGGACCTGTTTTTGAAAAACCGGTTAAAACTGAAGCCGATGTTGACGCACTTTTAGGCGGTGAAGAAGCGGCAGATAGATTAACTTATGTATATGAAACAATAAAACTATTAAAACAAAAACTTCCTGAAGATAGAGCACTTATCGGCTTTACGGGAGCTCCTTGGACACTTGCAACTTATATGATAGAAGGACAAGGAACAAAAACATACAATGTATGTAAAAAGATGATGTATTCAAATCCCGAACTTCTTCATAAAATACTTAGAAAAGTTACGGATGTAGTAAAATTTTATATGGTAAAACAGATTGAAGCAGGAGCTGATGTTGTTCAAATCTTTGACTCTTGGGCAAGTGCAATCGAACCTTCAAAATATGATGAATTTTCTTGGAAATATATGGTTGAAATAGCAGAATATATAAAAGAAAAATATCCTGAAACACCGATTATTATGTTTCCTAAAGGAGTAGCATCTTTTATTGAAAGAGGACTTGTATACGGAAACTTTGATGTATTTGGCGTAGACTGGGGAACTCCTATGGCTCTTGCAAAAGAGAAATTAGGAGACAAATATGTACTTCAAGGAAATATGGAGCCATGCAGATTATACTCAAAAGAGAAAACTACCCAATGTGTAGAAGCTTTACAAAATATTATGCAAGGAGAGGGACATATTTTTAACTTAGGTCATGGAATCTTACCCGATGTACCCGTTGAAAATGCAATCCATTTTGTAAAAGAGTGCCACAGAGTCTCGGCAAAATAA
- a CDS encoding YqhA family protein: protein MLEKIFENSLWSSRFISILAVIFGLIGAIILFLVASKDIFDVAVYVYTTIVTGAHPENFHEDIVADIIGAVDLYLIAVVMLIFSFGIYELFISKIDAADNVETGSTILAIHSLDQLKDKIAKVIVMVLVVNFFQRVIHTEFTTPLEMMYFALSITALAVGLYFLGKVQKH from the coding sequence ATGTTGGAAAAAATATTTGAAAATTCACTTTGGAGTAGTAGATTTATATCAATTTTAGCCGTAATTTTCGGTTTGATTGGTGCAATAATATTGTTTCTTGTGGCAAGTAAGGATATTTTTGATGTTGCTGTTTATGTTTACACTACAATAGTAACAGGTGCTCATCCTGAGAATTTTCATGAAGATATTGTTGCAGATATAATAGGTGCTGTTGATTTGTATTTGATTGCCGTAGTTATGCTGATATTCTCTTTTGGGATATATGAATTGTTTATTTCCAAAATTGATGCAGCGGATAATGTTGAAACAGGCAGTACGATTTTAGCAATTCATTCATTAGATCAGTTAAAAGATAAAATAGCCAAAGTAATAGTTATGGTATTAGTGGTAAACTTTTTTCAAAGAGTAATTCATACGGAGTTTACGACTCCTCTTGAAATGATGTATTTTGCACTATCTATTACTGCATTGGCAGTAGGGCTTTACTTTTTAGGTAAAGTTCAAAAACATTAA
- a CDS encoding aspartate-semialdehyde dehydrogenase gives MRKFNVAVVGATGAVGEELFRVIKEYNFPINNLVPLASSRSAGSKVEYNGKEITVLELTKTCFEENEVEIAFFSAGGSVSEEYAKYAVEAGAVVIDNTSHFRMDPDVPLVVPEVNPEDIASWKERGIIANPNCSTIQMVLSLKPLDELYGIKRVDVSTYQAVSGAGKTGMEELVKQMQDFFAFRLDESEKKAFAHQIALNVIPQIDVPQPNGFTKEEMKMVNETQKILHKEIQVAATCVRVPVLRSHSESISVTFDESVEVDVNKVREVLEKFEDVEVIDDLQNNAYPMPIISTDTDITYVGRIRRDVYQQNIVHFFNVADQVRVGAATNAVRIALKWIEMENDI, from the coding sequence ATGAGAAAATTTAATGTAGCAGTAGTCGGAGCTACAGGAGCTGTCGGAGAAGAGCTTTTTAGAGTAATAAAAGAGTATAATTTTCCTATTAATAATTTAGTACCGTTAGCAAGTTCAAGAAGTGCAGGAAGCAAAGTAGAATATAACGGTAAAGAGATAACCGTATTAGAGCTGACTAAAACTTGTTTTGAAGAAAACGAAGTAGAAATTGCATTTTTTAGTGCAGGAGGAAGCGTATCTGAAGAGTATGCAAAATATGCAGTTGAAGCAGGTGCGGTAGTAATTGACAATACAAGTCATTTTAGAATGGATCCTGATGTTCCTTTGGTAGTACCTGAAGTAAATCCTGAAGATATTGCTTCATGGAAAGAAAGAGGAATCATAGCAAATCCAAACTGCTCTACTATTCAAATGGTTTTATCTCTAAAACCTCTTGATGAATTGTACGGTATCAAAAGAGTTGACGTATCAACATATCAAGCAGTTTCAGGTGCAGGAAAAACAGGAATGGAAGAGCTTGTAAAACAGATGCAGGATTTCTTTGCTTTTAGACTTGATGAGAGTGAGAAAAAAGCATTTGCCCATCAAATTGCTTTAAATGTAATTCCACAAATTGATGTTCCTCAACCAAACGGTTTTACAAAAGAAGAGATGAAAATGGTAAATGAAACTCAAAAAATCTTGCACAAAGAGATTCAAGTAGCTGCAACATGTGTTAGAGTTCCCGTTTTAAGATCTCATTCTGAATCAATCAGTGTTACATTTGATGAAAGTGTTGAGGTAGATGTAAACAAAGTTAGAGAAGTGCTTGAAAAATTTGAAGATGTAGAGGTAATTGATGATCTACAAAACAATGCTTACCCAATGCCTATAATTTCAACTGATACTGATATTACATATGTGGGTAGAATTAGAAGAGATGTATACCAACAAAATATTGTACACTTTTTTAACGTAGCAGACCAAGTAAGAGTAGGAGCTGCAACAAATGCAGTTAGAATAGCTCTTAAATGGATTGAGATGGAGAATGATATCTAA